The sequence CGCAAGTGTTTATTCTAAAAGAAAAAGCATCCAATAACGCTGAACAGGCTAGCATCGTGGCAACAGGAATTGTAATGGATTATTTGCAAATAGCGATTGATGAATATGATAATACCCTTTTACCAGAACAATATCCATTTTTATCAATTAACTTGAAAGTAAATTCTGCAAAAGGGCAAATTAGTGCTGTGAATCGGAATTTGTCTTCGATTGAAGTGCGAAACCGAGCAATTAATCAAGTGTTGAAGGGGAATCTTCCTGGTAATTTTTTATTGGAGAGGTTTGTATCGTCAAATCTATCGGCGGCAGAAAGTAAGATTTCTAGTAACGTGATAGCAAATATTGAAAACAATGACGGTGAAGTTAAAGGGACAAGAATTACATTCACTGGGGAAAGAATTCAGGTGGAAACCTCGACTCGATACAAGGCATTCAAGTATGACGAATTGTTGCCAGAGGAGAAACGTTATGTGAGGCAAACAGGCATTGGCCCAAAACTCGACTTTGCTCATGGATTGAGTGGGGGCTGGGGGGTAGACATTGAACTCTAATTTATCAGCCGCCCACTTTGGAAAGTGTATTGGGCGGCTATACCCACTATCCCGTTTATAATCATACTCACTCTAGATCATACTCAGTTCTTAAATAAAGTGATAAAGGGGGAAAGTATTGTTGAGAAGAGCCCTAAGACAAATCGGAGCAATTATCGCAATTTTATTCATTCTATTTATGAATGTGGGTTCCTTTGCATTACAAGCACATGCAGCGGGTGATTGGGATGCACCGAAGTGGGACGCGCCAAAGTGGGACGCACCTACCTGGGATGCCCCAACTTGGGAAGTAGAAGAGTGGGAGAGTCCGGATTGGGAGCTATCTGAATGGAAAGCAACCGAGTGGAAGAGTCCAGAATGGGAGCTATCTGAATGGAAAGCACCCGAGTGGAATGGTTCAGAATGGGTTGTTCCCAACTTGAATTCACCAATGCATCAAGGCGGTAACGGAAAGCAAGAATCTGTAAATGACAATGTAAATATTGATGACCCGGAATCATCAGTTAAATTACCGGATGGAACCACTATACCGACCGACAAAGAGGGACCAACTCATCCAACGCTCGATAAAATTGTGCCGCAGCCTGAAGAACCGTTTTTCACTATCGATGGACCCACTCCCTACAGTGGGGGCAAATTAGCGAAAGATATTGCCAAGGAAACGATAAATTTTGTCGATAAAGTGTTAAAAAACCAAGACGATATTGATTACGATCCTCTTAAGGATTTTGGTAAATCAGGAAAGAATATGATTTATTCAGGATTTAAAACATTTACCAAAGGTGACACCACTCTTGAAACAGGTGCGCAGGTGTATGATTTCGTAAAAGGTGCAAAAAATTTAAAAGGGAAGTATGACACGTATAAGGAATTTATTGATATAAAGAGATTAAAGGATGCTGGAGATGTTGCCGCATCGCTACAAAAGTATGATGACCTAGTAAGGGCAGGGAAAACCTTTACACCTGCAAATGCCATCGTCTCTGCAATCACCTTGCCATTTACGGTTAAGGATACGTATGACAATGTAAATAAACTTAAGAACGCCTCCACGGCAGAAGAAAAGAGGAATACAAGATGGGATTTAGCCGGGAATGCGGGGGAACTTCTGACAGGAACAGCAGCATTTGTCGCGCTTGTTCCGGGAGGACAACCAATTGCTGCCGGTATGGTGGTTGTAGGTGGAGTGTTAGTTCTTGCCAGTTCGGCTCATAAACTTATTCGAAATCGTAAGGAAATCGTAGCTGATCTCAAGAAAAAAGGGAAGGCGATAGCGGATGGAGCGAAGAAAACATGGGGCAAAATCACATCAATTTTTAAATGAGGTGCAAGATGATTAACTTAAAACCAACACCAAGACATGTGGAAAACATCAAGAAGCATAAAGGTTTATTTGAAAAGTGGAAGATGTGGCCCTTTGCTTATTATGATGGGAATAACTATTATTTTCTGACGCTGTATGATCAACGCTTTAAAGGAATCACCGGCTATTTAATGTTGGGACAAGATGGATCTGTGTTACCTTTTGAGGAAGCTAAAGAGCCAGCCTTCAAATTAATAAATTATAACAGTATTATAGCCCAAACTATTAGTGAGATAATCCCTCAGGCGTACAAAGATACTTCTCACTTCAAAGAAACCATCAAGTATTTAACAAAATATAGACAGAATCTTATCGATGCTGATCCAAGAATCGAATCTTCTATTCATCAGATATTGGAGGCCACTGAAAAAACATTGGGGATTGAAAAAACACTAAAGGATGCTGCCAAAGAAATTAGTTATGCGCAGAAATCGGTAACGGATGAGAAAGGATATTTCGATCAGGCACTTTTAGATGAATTAAGAGATGAATCATATAAATATAGTGAAGTGATGTATGAATATGGAATAAGGGAAACCGCTCTTAAGCCTCATTATGAAGCAGTAACGGCTCTATTTAAAGAAAAATCTGTTAAATTAAACTTATATGCGAAGTTAAAAATTAAGGATTTGATGAAATTATCCCATCGTTCGATTGATAAACAATTAAAAAAATCGCAAAGTGCTTTTGAAACGGATTATTACGGTGAAAAAGTTATGATAGACAAAAATAGAATAAAGGAGTCATTAATAGAGAAGAGGCACAGGGATGGCGATGCCTATTTTGAAGAACTCATCATTCCTATTATTAGAAATCCTGAAAAAGGGGGAGATAGTTAAATGAAGGATGTTCTTGTGAGTTCCTATCGTCTGTACACACAACGATTTGGCAAGGTATTTTCTCTCTCCCTGCTCGTCTATTTCCCGCTACTTTTTTTGCATGCGTTGATTGTCAATTATATCTATATGCTAACACGTTTTGCAGAATATCCTGGTCTCATTGGCGATGTGGCTAACGGGCTGTTCATGTTGATTTTTTTAACGATTGGTCAGTTGCCTTTCATTAAATTCGTCATGTTGGAGGAAGAGACAGATGGGGAGGAGTCGACATTCCGAAAGTCTCTGTCTTTTACACTTGAAAAGATCATACCATTTTACTTATTTGCCTGTATTTATGCTGTTTTGGTTACAGTAGGCAGTTTATTCTATGTCATTCCGGGACTTGCTATATTGTTCTTATTTTATTTTGTTCCATATTTTATTGCAGATTGGAAGGAAAACACACTTAAAATAGCACTAATTAAATCGATGTCATTCATCAAGAAACACATTTTTAAAGCACCCCTTGTTATCCTAGGTTTGACAGTTTTTCAGTTTATTTTGGAACAACTATTAATTCAGTTACTGTTTCAATTTACGGATGTATACTTCATGATGTTGATGTCAAAAATCTTTTTGCTTTTATTCATTCTTCCCTTTCAGACAATCGTCCTTACCTATGTTTTTAGAGCGTGGAGAGAAACTACATAACTATTTGGGAATGGGTTAGGGGGGATTTCTTACACATGCTTAGAAAACTTTGCGTATTAGTATCAGTTATTCTTGCCGTTAGCATAATGACAGCCTGTTCTTATGATCCCAGCCAATATCAAAGGCATGCAAGCGAAATTGAGGAACCCATTACGAATGAAGATGAAAAAGTAGTCGTTGAAATCGATACGCAATCTATACTAGCGGAAGCTACTCCGGCACCTGAAACGATAAATGATATTATTACATACCCACAAGGGGCCTTCTCTGGAATGGACTTCCAAGCGAATGCATATACAATTATGAGCGAGCTTTTTCAATTTCCAAAGCTCGATGATGGGGTCGAAAAAGAAAAGATGGCATCGTATTATAACGTTTTGTACAGTTATTTTGCTGAGGAATATCGATCGCCTGCTGAAATTTTAGACAATTGGGATGAAATATCGTTTGGTGGACCTGAATTTGATGATTCTAGCTATCCGTATGGGGATTATTTTAACGTGGAAATAATTTTAGACGCGAGCGGAAGTATGAGAGGGGAAATGGACGGGAAAACGAAAATGGATGTGGCGAAAGAGGTCATCAGTGAGTTTTTGGAGAAACTTCCGCATGGAGCAAATGTTGCGCTTCGCGTGTATGGCCACAAAGGAAGCGGCTCTGGAGCCCATAAAGAAATGTCATGTACTACGACTGAGTTAGCCTATGAACTTGGACCATACAACCAAACCAACTTTTCGCGTGCCTTGACACAGTTTGAACCCACGGGCTGGACGTCTATTGCCCTAGCGCTGGAAGCAGCGCAGGAGGATTTTGACGAGTACGCCGCTGAAAAAAATACAAATATTATATTCCTTGTAAGTGATGGAATAGAAACATGTGACGGCGACCCTGTCGCAGCAGCTATGAAAATAGCAGAGTCAAATATAGAACCCCTCCTACATGTAATCGGATTTGACGTGGATTCCGAAGGCCAAAAGCAACTTATGGATGTTGCAAACGCGGCAAAGGGTACTTATCGCGATGTAAAAAGTCAAGAAGAGCTAGAATATGAGTTGAATAAAACTCAGGAGATGGCGGCGGAATGGGAGGAATGGCGACTAGAGGCCGCAGCAAAAGCAAATGACATTCATTCGGCGAGAATGATGGAAGTCCTTTATATTACAAATAGTTGGAGTTACGCCAATGCAGAACAGATGAAAAATGTTAGCTATGCGCTAGATGTATTAAAAGAAAACAATCATATTGGGGAAGAAGCCTTTCATTATTTGTCCAGCAGGATGCTGCAACATTTCACTAGTGTAAATGAAATGCTAGACCAGTTCAAT comes from Sporosarcina sp. FSL K6-3457 and encodes:
- a CDS encoding vWA domain-containing protein, whose amino-acid sequence is MLRKLCVLVSVILAVSIMTACSYDPSQYQRHASEIEEPITNEDEKVVVEIDTQSILAEATPAPETINDIITYPQGAFSGMDFQANAYTIMSELFQFPKLDDGVEKEKMASYYNVLYSYFAEEYRSPAEILDNWDEISFGGPEFDDSSYPYGDYFNVEIILDASGSMRGEMDGKTKMDVAKEVISEFLEKLPHGANVALRVYGHKGSGSGAHKEMSCTTTELAYELGPYNQTNFSRALTQFEPTGWTSIALALEAAQEDFDEYAAEKNTNIIFLVSDGIETCDGDPVAAAMKIAESNIEPLLHVIGFDVDSEGQKQLMDVANAAKGTYRDVKSQEELEYELNKTQEMAAEWEEWRLEAAAKANDIHSARMMEVLYITNSWSYANAEQMKNVSYALDVLKENNHIGEEAFHYLSSRMLQHFTSVNEMLDQFNAQLMRMNDKNYRQMLRDINKKFELNTEGIEEKKDNKNDNQDKNKWW